Proteins from a single region of Haloarcula laminariae:
- the ppsA gene encoding phosphoenolpyruvate synthase produces the protein MHTLWLAEIGADDLDRVGGKAASLGELAGAGLPVPSAFVVSAGTYRAFIEDTGIAEALFDAVDVDSDDSTALAGAAERAQELILETEVPPAVREDVLAAYDEMGDGPVAVRSSATAEDLPDASFAGQQDTYLNVERPDLLDRVKECWASLFTQRAIYYRNEQEFAHDAVDIAVVVQEMVDAEKSGVLFTSHPSTGEPTTIVEAAWGLGEAVVSGTVSPDNYVIDRESGEVTEVSVAEKRVMCVRGEDGQTVERSVPDEKRDAQVLDEDELGRLLELGERVEAHYGSPQDVEWAIYDGELYLLQSRPITTIDDPVEAAGSAASADGGAMEGQSDDVRLSGIGSSPGTATGAVRVVDKLDNLDKVEDGDVIVTEMTTPDMVPAMKRAAGLVTDQGGMTSHAAIVSRELGVPAVVGTDDATDRLRDGQTVTIDGDMGTVQVGEHEGATDESGGGATGASSPDARAAPTDSQHSPVKPMTGTEVKVNVSIPEAAERAAATGADGVGLLRMEHMILSTDKTPARYVEDHGERAYVDEIVEGVRGVAEAFYPRPVRVRTLDAPSDEFRQLQGGEDEPAEHNPMLGYRGVRRSLDRPDEFELELRAFARLYELGYDNVELMLPLVTDAEDALRAKSLMEAAGIDPEKRNWGVMVETPASALGIEALCEAGIDFASFGTNDLTQYTLAVDRNNTNVADRFDELHPAVLELMGQVVATCRDHGVATSICGQAASKPEMVKFLVDEGVSSISANIDAVRDVQHEVKRVEQRLLLESVR, from the coding sequence ATGCACACACTGTGGCTCGCGGAGATCGGAGCCGACGACCTCGACCGGGTCGGCGGCAAGGCAGCATCCCTGGGAGAACTGGCCGGCGCTGGGTTGCCGGTCCCGTCGGCGTTCGTCGTCTCTGCCGGGACGTACCGGGCGTTCATCGAGGATACCGGCATCGCCGAGGCGCTGTTCGACGCAGTCGACGTCGACAGCGACGACTCGACGGCGCTCGCAGGGGCGGCCGAGCGCGCTCAGGAGCTGATTCTCGAAACGGAGGTCCCGCCGGCGGTACGCGAGGACGTGCTCGCGGCCTACGACGAGATGGGGGACGGCCCCGTCGCCGTGCGGTCCTCGGCGACGGCGGAGGACCTCCCCGACGCCTCCTTCGCCGGCCAGCAGGACACGTATCTCAACGTCGAGCGTCCGGACCTGCTCGACCGGGTCAAGGAGTGCTGGGCGTCGCTTTTCACCCAGCGGGCCATCTACTACCGCAACGAGCAGGAGTTCGCACACGACGCCGTCGACATCGCCGTCGTCGTCCAGGAGATGGTCGACGCCGAGAAGTCGGGCGTCCTCTTCACCAGCCACCCCTCGACCGGCGAGCCGACGACCATCGTCGAGGCCGCCTGGGGGCTGGGCGAGGCCGTCGTCTCCGGGACCGTCTCCCCCGACAACTACGTCATCGACCGTGAGAGCGGCGAGGTGACGGAGGTGTCGGTGGCCGAAAAGCGGGTGATGTGCGTCCGCGGCGAGGACGGGCAGACGGTCGAGCGGTCGGTTCCCGACGAGAAACGCGACGCGCAGGTCCTCGACGAGGACGAGCTCGGCCGGTTACTCGAACTGGGCGAGCGGGTCGAGGCCCACTACGGCTCCCCACAGGACGTGGAGTGGGCCATCTACGACGGCGAGCTCTACCTGCTGCAGTCCCGGCCCATCACGACCATCGACGACCCGGTCGAGGCCGCGGGAAGCGCCGCGTCGGCTGACGGCGGCGCCATGGAGGGCCAGAGCGACGATGTCCGGCTCTCGGGTATCGGCTCCAGTCCCGGCACGGCGACCGGGGCGGTCCGCGTCGTCGACAAGCTGGACAACCTCGACAAGGTCGAGGACGGCGACGTCATCGTCACGGAGATGACCACGCCCGACATGGTGCCGGCGATGAAGCGCGCGGCGGGGCTGGTCACCGACCAGGGCGGGATGACGAGCCACGCCGCCATCGTCTCCCGCGAACTCGGCGTCCCCGCCGTGGTCGGCACCGACGACGCCACCGACCGGCTCCGGGACGGCCAGACCGTCACCATCGACGGCGACATGGGTACGGTCCAGGTCGGCGAACACGAGGGGGCGACCGACGAGTCGGGCGGCGGAGCGACGGGCGCGTCGTCGCCAGACGCGCGTGCCGCGCCGACGGACTCCCAGCACTCGCCGGTCAAGCCGATGACCGGTACCGAGGTGAAGGTCAACGTCTCCATCCCCGAGGCGGCCGAGCGGGCCGCGGCGACCGGCGCCGACGGCGTGGGCCTGTTGCGCATGGAGCACATGATTCTCTCGACGGACAAGACGCCGGCCCGCTACGTGGAAGACCACGGCGAGCGGGCCTACGTCGACGAGATAGTCGAGGGCGTTCGCGGGGTCGCCGAGGCCTTTTACCCCCGACCGGTGCGGGTCCGCACGCTCGATGCGCCCTCCGACGAGTTCCGACAGCTCCAGGGCGGCGAGGACGAGCCGGCCGAGCACAACCCGATGCTGGGCTACCGCGGCGTCCGCCGCTCGCTGGACCGGCCCGACGAGTTCGAACTCGAACTGCGCGCGTTCGCCCGGCTGTACGAACTGGGCTACGACAACGTCGAGCTAATGCTCCCGCTCGTGACAGACGCCGAGGACGCGCTGCGGGCGAAGTCGCTGATGGAGGCGGCGGGCATCGACCCCGAGAAACGGAACTGGGGCGTGATGGTCGAGACCCCCGCGAGTGCGCTCGGCATCGAGGCGCTCTGCGAGGCGGGCATCGACTTCGCCTCCTTCGGGACGAACGACCTCACGCAGTACACCCTCGCCGTCGACCGCAACAACACGAACGTCGCGGACCGGTTCGACGAGCTCCACCCCGCCGTCCTGGAGCTGATGGGGCAGGTCGTCGCCACCTGCCGCGACCACGGCGTGGCGACGAGCATCTGCGGGCAGGCGGCCTCGAAACCCGAGATGGTCAAGTTCCTCGTCGACGAGGGCGTCAGCTCCATCTCGGCGAACATCGACGCGGTGCGGGACGTCCAACACGAGGTCAAGCGGGTCGAACAGCGGCTACTGCTCGAATCGGTGCGCTGA
- a CDS encoding segregation and condensation protein A, whose product MTDDVPLDITGHDDREPPGDRSDMDLLTGDAGVDDGAEVAGTPESDADGEPETADDAPVEVLVQLADDGEIDPWDIDVVQVTDKFLDAIDGSDLRTSGRALFYASVLVRMKSDAMLGADEPAEETVEPWERAMSGDDPIEEPDPFAALESEMDRRLERRRARGMPQTLDELVRDLREAERDNWWKESREYDTSGSPKGFQRGTQELDYRGADDMRLDDEPSAADVTGTAHGEQIDDTIEDVYAAVREQYDQGREEVLYREVESAGGSRVETFLGLLFLAHRGRVVLQQDDLFGDLWIQDPSAATGSGEAIAD is encoded by the coding sequence ATGACGGACGACGTTCCGCTCGATATCACGGGCCACGACGACAGGGAGCCGCCGGGCGACCGGTCCGACATGGACCTACTGACCGGCGACGCGGGAGTCGACGACGGCGCCGAGGTGGCCGGGACCCCGGAGTCCGACGCCGACGGCGAGCCGGAGACGGCCGACGACGCCCCGGTCGAGGTGCTGGTGCAACTCGCGGACGACGGCGAGATAGACCCGTGGGACATCGACGTGGTGCAGGTCACGGACAAGTTCCTCGACGCCATCGACGGGAGCGACCTGCGCACGTCCGGTCGGGCGCTGTTTTACGCCTCCGTGCTGGTGCGGATGAAGAGCGACGCGATGCTCGGGGCCGACGAGCCGGCGGAGGAGACCGTCGAGCCCTGGGAGCGGGCGATGTCCGGCGACGACCCCATCGAGGAGCCCGACCCCTTCGCGGCCCTGGAGTCGGAGATGGATCGCCGGCTGGAGCGCCGGCGGGCCCGCGGGATGCCACAGACTCTGGACGAACTCGTCCGGGACCTACGGGAGGCCGAGCGGGACAACTGGTGGAAGGAGTCCCGCGAGTACGACACCAGCGGTTCGCCGAAGGGGTTCCAGCGGGGCACCCAGGAACTGGACTACCGCGGGGCCGACGACATGCGGCTGGACGACGAGCCCTCCGCCGCGGACGTGACCGGCACCGCCCACGGCGAGCAGATAGACGACACCATCGAGGACGTCTACGCCGCCGTCCGCGAGCAGTACGACCAGGGCCGCGAGGAAGTGCTCTACCGCGAGGTCGAGTCGGCGGGCGGCTCCCGCGTCGAGACGTTCCTGGGCCTGCTCTTTCTGGCCCATCGGGGCCGCGTCGTCCTCCAGCAGGACGACCTCTTTGGCGACCTCTGGATTCAGGACCCCAGCGCCGCCACCGGCTCCGGGGAAGCCATCGCGGACTAG
- a CDS encoding site-2 protease family protein: MSQESAQSPPGPERLADVFSVRDIDLAEGDIRYYGDPVTDAAQVVRQVGPTFRQHGYRVRLQSEAGEHVLVATERSLGVDGVPWLNVALAAATLLSTLYAGTRWYGLSVVTEPAAILRAWPFAAAVMGILAVHEFGHYALSRYHEVQASLPYFIPLPFNVIGTLGAVIRMQDNIPDRRALFDIGVAGPLAGLVATVAVTAVGVTLDPIYVAGGLIARIELGYPPLIQGIAALLGEPLTYEDPNLLPNPVVIGGWVGAFVTFLNLIPVGQLDGAHISRSLVGERMDAVQLVVPLLLFGLAGYLVAFEGGRAAPLWGFWGIIALVFSRAGTATPLVETPLGPGRRALGVLTLVLGALCFVPVPITISV; the protein is encoded by the coding sequence ATGAGTCAGGAGTCGGCTCAGTCACCGCCGGGTCCCGAGCGCCTCGCCGACGTCTTCAGCGTCCGTGATATCGACCTCGCGGAGGGGGACATCCGGTACTACGGCGACCCGGTGACCGACGCCGCCCAGGTCGTTCGGCAGGTCGGTCCCACCTTCCGACAGCACGGCTACCGCGTGCGCCTGCAAAGCGAGGCCGGCGAGCACGTGCTGGTGGCGACCGAGCGGTCGCTGGGCGTCGACGGGGTCCCGTGGCTCAACGTCGCGCTCGCGGCGGCGACGCTGCTCTCGACGCTGTACGCGGGGACGCGGTGGTACGGGCTCTCGGTGGTCACAGAGCCGGCGGCCATCCTGCGGGCGTGGCCCTTCGCGGCCGCCGTCATGGGCATCCTCGCGGTCCACGAGTTCGGCCACTACGCCCTCTCGCGGTACCACGAGGTCCAGGCCAGTCTGCCCTACTTCATCCCGCTGCCGTTCAACGTCATCGGGACCCTGGGCGCGGTCATCCGGATGCAGGACAACATCCCCGACCGGCGGGCGCTGTTCGACATCGGCGTCGCCGGGCCGCTCGCGGGGCTCGTCGCGACCGTCGCCGTCACGGCCGTCGGCGTGACGCTCGACCCGATATACGTCGCCGGCGGCCTCATCGCCAGAATCGAACTGGGGTATCCGCCGCTGATACAGGGCATCGCCGCCCTGCTCGGCGAGCCGCTCACCTACGAGGACCCCAACCTGTTGCCCAACCCGGTGGTCATCGGCGGCTGGGTCGGCGCCTTCGTCACCTTTCTCAACCTCATCCCGGTCGGGCAACTCGACGGGGCCCACATCAGCCGCTCGCTGGTCGGCGAGCGCATGGACGCCGTCCAGCTCGTCGTGCCGCTCCTCCTCTTCGGGCTGGCAGGCTATCTCGTCGCCTTCGAGGGCGGCCGGGCCGCCCCACTGTGGGGGTTCTGGGGCATCATCGCGCTTGTCTTCTCCAGAGCGGGCACGGCCACGCCGCTCGTCGAGACGCCGCTTGGCCCCGGTCGCCGGGCGCTGGGCGTCCTGACGCTCGTCCTCGGCGCGCTCTGTTTCGTACCGGTCCCGATTACCATCTCCGTCTAG
- a CDS encoding zinc-binding dehydrogenase → MHAVQFDAHGGRDVLTYDEFPDPECGPREALVDVKAASLNHLDIHTRRGLPGMDLEMPHVPGSDAAGVVTEVGHEVTRFEPGDRVALLAGTSGGDDEFSRKGDPTLAPDYHIIGEHVRGVHSEFAAVPEANLTPVPEGVDWETAAAAPLVFQTAWRMLRDRGELQVGESVLVLGASGGVGHAAVQVAAEAGAEVFATASTDEKLTYAAELGADHTINYEEDDFASEVRSLTDGRGVDMVVDHIGAQTWQDSLKSLVKGGRVVTCGATTGGTPETDINRIFWNQLQVIGSTMATHGQAEEALELVWDGTFEPRIRETLPMSDIAEAHRLIEEREGFGKVVVVPDSEL, encoded by the coding sequence ATGCACGCAGTTCAGTTCGACGCCCACGGCGGCAGAGACGTGCTCACCTACGACGAGTTCCCCGACCCGGAGTGTGGCCCTCGGGAGGCGCTGGTCGACGTCAAGGCGGCCTCGCTGAACCACCTCGACATCCACACGCGGCGCGGCCTGCCGGGAATGGACCTCGAAATGCCACACGTTCCGGGGAGTGACGCGGCCGGGGTCGTAACGGAAGTCGGCCACGAGGTCACGCGGTTCGAACCCGGCGACCGCGTCGCGCTGCTGGCCGGCACGAGCGGCGGCGATGACGAGTTCAGCCGCAAGGGGGACCCGACGCTCGCCCCGGACTACCACATCATCGGCGAACACGTCAGAGGGGTCCACAGCGAGTTCGCCGCCGTCCCCGAGGCGAACCTCACGCCCGTCCCGGAGGGGGTCGACTGGGAGACGGCCGCCGCCGCGCCGCTCGTCTTCCAGACCGCCTGGCGGATGCTCCGTGACCGCGGCGAGTTACAGGTCGGCGAGTCGGTGCTCGTGCTCGGGGCGTCGGGCGGGGTCGGCCACGCGGCGGTACAGGTGGCCGCCGAGGCCGGCGCGGAGGTGTTCGCGACGGCGAGTACCGACGAGAAGCTCACCTACGCGGCGGAGCTGGGCGCCGACCACACCATCAACTACGAGGAGGACGACTTCGCGAGCGAGGTCCGGTCGCTGACCGACGGCCGCGGCGTCGACATGGTGGTCGACCACATCGGCGCCCAGACCTGGCAGGACTCGCTCAAGAGCCTCGTGAAGGGCGGCCGCGTCGTCACCTGCGGGGCGACGACCGGCGGGACGCCGGAGACGGACATCAACCGCATCTTCTGGAACCAGCTACAGGTCATCGGCTCGACGATGGCGACCCACGGACAGGCTGAGGAGGCGCTCGAACTGGTGTGGGACGGGACCTTCGAGCCGCGCATCCGCGAGACGCTCCCGATGAGCGACATCGCCGAGGCACACCGGCTCATCGAGGAGCGCGAGGGCTTCGGAAAGGTCGTCGTCGTGCCCGACAGCGAACTGTAA
- a CDS encoding PhzF family phenazine biosynthesis protein encodes MDTRDVLLANGFAVEPMAGAPAGLVLEADGLSDDQMAAIAGELGASATAFVRESDRADRRLRFFAPTGELDRSDHATVAAYGALFERGELDAGEYAMETVGRTRDVEVKPDGTVWVEQGEADIRTVSLDYDEVADALGIDAATLRDVGADMPLAVADTGEPWLLVPVNYFEHVSRVEADLPAIRALCDRVDAVGLYAFTFDTIAGEATLHGRGFAPSRAVGEVPVTGAAAGACGAYVRREGALDDTIDQIVVEGGHFLDRPGTVRVDTDGLEAWVGGRAVTTMDGSLTIPEADGDDDIIEV; translated from the coding sequence ATGGACACACGGGACGTGTTACTCGCCAACGGGTTCGCCGTGGAGCCGATGGCCGGGGCGCCGGCGGGGCTCGTGCTGGAGGCCGACGGACTGAGCGACGACCAGATGGCGGCCATCGCGGGGGAACTGGGCGCGAGCGCGACGGCGTTCGTCCGCGAGAGCGACCGGGCCGACCGGCGACTGCGGTTTTTCGCGCCGACCGGCGAGCTCGACCGGAGCGACCACGCGACCGTCGCCGCCTACGGCGCACTGTTCGAACGGGGCGAACTCGACGCGGGCGAGTACGCGATGGAGACCGTCGGGCGGACCCGCGACGTGGAGGTGAAGCCCGACGGGACGGTGTGGGTCGAGCAGGGCGAGGCCGACATCCGAACGGTCTCGCTCGACTACGACGAGGTGGCCGACGCGCTGGGTATCGACGCGGCGACCCTGCGGGACGTGGGCGCGGACATGCCGCTGGCCGTCGCCGACACCGGCGAGCCGTGGCTGCTGGTTCCGGTCAACTACTTCGAGCACGTCAGCCGCGTCGAGGCGGACCTGCCGGCCATTCGGGCGCTGTGTGACCGCGTCGACGCGGTGGGACTGTACGCCTTCACCTTCGACACCATCGCCGGCGAGGCGACGCTGCACGGCCGCGGGTTCGCGCCCTCTCGCGCCGTCGGCGAGGTGCCCGTCACCGGCGCCGCCGCCGGCGCCTGTGGGGCCTACGTCCGCCGCGAGGGCGCGCTCGACGACACCATCGACCAGATAGTCGTCGAGGGGGGTCACTTCCTCGACAGGCCCGGCACGGTCAGGGTCGACACCGACGGGCTGGAGGCGTGGGTCGGCGGGCGAGCGGTGACCACGATGGACGGGTCGCTGACCATCCCCGAGGCCGACGGCGACGACGACATCATCGAGGTCTAG
- the smc gene encoding chromosome segregation protein SMC, with translation MHIKELVLDNFKSFGRKTRIPFYEDFTTISGPNGSGKSNIIDAVLFALGLARTSGIRAEKLTDLIYNPGHADEDVEYSGEREASVEVILDNADRTVSRAQVVNAAGTEDVGDVDEISIKRRVKETEDNYYSYYYINGRSVNLSDIQDLLAQAGVTPEGYNVVMQGDVTEIINMTAGSRREIIDEIAGVAQFDAKKADAFEELEVVQERIDEAELRIEEKQDRLDQLEDERETALQYQELRDEKEEYEGYRKAAELEDKREELAETEAEIDELESDLAELRAELDSRQGKVVRLEDELHELNNEIERKGEDEQLAIKRDIEEIKGDISRLEDKIAGAEEAVEDAENERRQAFVQIDRKQETIDELEGDIRETKVEKSNVKADIASEESELADVQSRIDDIGEEFEEIKDELEDKRETLEEKKTERNDLQREQDRLLDEARRRSNEEDEKRETIEELDAGIPDLEAEIEDLETELEKAEKNKATIGEVVDDLRAEKRELQSDLDGLEDEISAKQQEYAELEAKAGQDGDSSYGRAVTAILNAGREGVHGTVGQLGGVDPEYATACETAAGGRLAHVVVDDDGVGQSCIEYLKSRNAGRATFLPITQMQNRSLPSLPDEEGVIDFAYNLVDFDPEYAGVFSYVLGDTVIVDRMETARDLMGDYRMVTLEGDLVEKSGAMTGGSSSGTRYSFSGGAGQLERVATRIQELEDERADVREELRDVEERLDDARDRESDATEQVRDIEADIERKRAELEQTGERIDDLEAAIEEIAAERESVADEMDELEADIEAANETIAAIEADIEELEAEVQDSELPDLTDEREAIREEIDALEDRGDDLDAKLNELQLEKQYAEDAIEELHDDIEAAQNRKAEKEERIAELETQVEEKRELKAEKEQAVEELESELAELKGEREELREELQAAKEARDEQQAKVTDVERDLDDEREDSERLEWEIDELEAQVGDYDPEDVPDHETVESEIERLTGEMEALEPVNMRAIEEYDRVADELADLEDKKGTLVEEADGIRDRIDSYEQKKKATFMDAFDEINEQFQNIFERLSNGTGHLHLENEDDPFEGGLTMKAQPGDKPIQRLAAMSGGEKSLTALAFIFAIQRHNPAPFYALDEIDAFLDAKNADLVGELVDELAGDAQFVVVSHRSAMLERSERAIGVMMQGDNVSAVTGIDLSEEEPDEEVPADD, from the coding sequence ATGCACATCAAAGAGCTCGTCCTCGACAACTTCAAGAGCTTCGGGCGGAAGACCCGAATCCCGTTCTACGAGGACTTTACCACTATCTCGGGCCCGAACGGGTCGGGCAAGTCGAACATCATCGACGCCGTCCTCTTCGCGCTCGGGCTGGCCCGCACGTCGGGTATCCGGGCGGAGAAGCTGACAGACCTCATCTACAACCCCGGCCACGCCGACGAGGACGTGGAGTACAGCGGCGAGCGCGAGGCCAGCGTCGAGGTCATCCTCGACAACGCGGACCGCACCGTCTCCCGCGCGCAGGTCGTCAACGCCGCGGGAACCGAGGACGTCGGCGACGTCGACGAGATATCTATCAAACGCCGCGTCAAGGAGACCGAGGACAACTACTACTCCTACTACTACATCAACGGTCGCTCGGTCAATCTCTCTGACATCCAGGACCTGCTGGCACAGGCCGGCGTCACGCCGGAGGGGTACAACGTCGTGATGCAGGGCGACGTGACCGAGATAATCAACATGACCGCCGGCTCCCGGCGGGAGATAATCGACGAGATAGCCGGGGTCGCGCAGTTCGACGCCAAGAAGGCCGACGCCTTCGAGGAGCTCGAGGTCGTCCAGGAACGCATCGACGAGGCCGAGCTCCGCATCGAGGAGAAACAGGACCGGCTCGACCAGCTGGAAGACGAGCGCGAGACCGCCCTCCAGTACCAGGAGCTCCGCGACGAGAAGGAGGAGTACGAGGGCTACCGGAAGGCGGCCGAACTGGAGGACAAGCGCGAGGAACTGGCCGAGACCGAGGCGGAAATCGACGAGCTGGAGAGCGACCTCGCCGAACTCCGGGCGGAGCTCGACAGCCGGCAGGGCAAGGTCGTCCGGCTGGAGGACGAGCTCCACGAGCTCAACAACGAAATCGAGCGCAAGGGCGAGGACGAGCAGCTCGCCATCAAGCGCGACATCGAGGAGATAAAGGGCGACATCTCGCGGCTGGAGGACAAGATAGCCGGCGCGGAGGAGGCCGTCGAGGACGCCGAAAACGAGCGCCGGCAGGCGTTCGTCCAGATAGACCGAAAGCAGGAGACCATCGACGAACTGGAAGGCGACATCCGCGAGACGAAAGTCGAGAAATCGAACGTCAAAGCGGACATCGCGAGCGAGGAGAGCGAGCTCGCCGACGTACAGAGCCGCATCGACGACATCGGCGAGGAGTTCGAGGAGATAAAGGACGAACTGGAGGACAAACGCGAGACGCTCGAGGAAAAGAAGACCGAGCGCAACGACCTCCAGCGCGAGCAGGACCGCCTGCTCGACGAGGCCCGCCGGCGCTCCAACGAGGAAGACGAGAAACGGGAGACCATCGAGGAGCTGGATGCCGGGATTCCCGACCTCGAAGCCGAAATCGAGGACCTGGAGACGGAACTGGAGAAGGCCGAGAAGAACAAGGCGACCATCGGCGAGGTCGTCGACGACCTGCGCGCGGAGAAACGGGAGCTCCAGTCGGACCTCGACGGCCTGGAAGACGAGATAAGCGCGAAACAACAGGAGTACGCCGAACTCGAAGCGAAGGCGGGCCAGGACGGCGACTCCTCGTACGGCCGCGCGGTCACCGCCATCCTGAACGCCGGCCGCGAGGGCGTCCACGGCACCGTCGGCCAACTGGGCGGGGTCGACCCCGAATACGCGACCGCCTGCGAGACCGCCGCCGGCGGCCGCCTCGCCCACGTCGTCGTCGACGACGACGGCGTGGGCCAGTCCTGTATCGAGTACCTCAAGTCGCGCAACGCCGGTCGGGCGACGTTCCTGCCGATTACGCAGATGCAGAACCGCTCGCTGCCGTCGCTGCCGGACGAGGAGGGCGTCATCGACTTCGCGTACAACCTCGTCGACTTCGACCCCGAGTACGCGGGCGTCTTCTCGTACGTGCTGGGCGATACGGTCATCGTCGACCGGATGGAGACCGCCCGCGACCTGATGGGCGACTACCGGATGGTCACCCTGGAGGGCGACCTGGTCGAGAAGAGCGGCGCGATGACCGGGGGGTCCTCCTCGGGCACCCGCTACTCCTTCTCGGGCGGGGCCGGCCAGCTCGAACGGGTCGCGACCCGAATCCAGGAGCTCGAGGACGAACGAGCCGACGTGCGCGAGGAACTGCGGGACGTGGAGGAGCGCCTCGACGACGCCCGCGACCGCGAGTCCGACGCGACCGAGCAGGTCCGTGACATCGAGGCGGACATCGAGCGCAAGCGGGCCGAGCTGGAACAGACCGGCGAACGCATCGACGACCTCGAAGCGGCCATCGAGGAGATAGCTGCCGAACGGGAGTCCGTCGCCGACGAGATGGACGAGCTGGAGGCCGACATCGAAGCGGCCAACGAGACTATCGCCGCCATCGAGGCCGATATCGAGGAACTCGAAGCGGAGGTCCAGGACTCCGAACTGCCGGACCTGACAGACGAACGCGAGGCGATACGGGAGGAGATAGACGCGCTGGAGGACCGCGGGGACGACCTCGACGCGAAGCTCAACGAGTTGCAACTCGAAAAGCAGTACGCCGAGGACGCCATCGAGGAGCTCCACGACGACATCGAGGCCGCCCAGAACCGCAAGGCGGAGAAGGAAGAGCGCATCGCCGAGCTGGAGACACAGGTCGAGGAGAAACGCGAGCTGAAGGCCGAGAAAGAGCAGGCGGTCGAGGAGCTCGAAAGCGAGCTCGCCGAGCTCAAAGGCGAGCGCGAGGAGCTGCGCGAGGAGCTCCAGGCGGCCAAGGAGGCCCGCGACGAGCAGCAGGCGAAGGTCACCGACGTCGAGCGCGACCTCGACGACGAGCGCGAGGACAGCGAGCGCCTGGAGTGGGAGATAGACGAACTCGAAGCGCAGGTCGGCGACTACGACCCCGAGGACGTCCCCGACCACGAGACCGTCGAGTCAGAAATCGAGCGCCTGACCGGCGAGATGGAGGCGCTGGAGCCGGTCAACATGCGCGCCATCGAGGAGTACGACCGGGTGGCCGACGAGCTGGCCGACCTGGAGGACAAGAAGGGGACCCTGGTCGAGGAGGCCGACGGGATACGGGACCGCATCGACAGCTACGAACAGAAGAAGAAGGCGACGTTCATGGACGCCTTCGACGAGATCAACGAGCAGTTCCAGAACATCTTCGAGCGGCTCTCGAACGGCACCGGCCACCTCCATCTGGAGAACGAGGACGACCCCTTCGAGGGCGGTCTGACGATGAAGGCCCAGCCCGGCGACAAGCCCATCCAGCGGCTGGCGGCGATGTCCGGCGGCGAGAAGTCGCTGACGGCGCTCGCCTTTATCTTCGCCATCCAACGGCACAACCCCGCGCCGTTCTACGCCCTGGACGAGATAGACGCCTTCCTCGACGCGAAAAACGCCGACCTCGTGGGCGAACTCGTCGACGAGCTCGCCGGCGACGCCCAGTTCGTCGTCGTCTCGCACCGCTCTGCCATGCTGGAGCGGTCCGAGCGGGCCATCGGCGTGATGATGCAGGGCGACAACGTCTCGGCCGTGACCGGTATCGACCTCTCCGAGGAGGAGCCGGACGAGGAGGTGCCCGCGGATGACTAG
- a CDS encoding phosphoribosyltransferase, which translates to MGELPAEFPCTVTNWEYIYDLCRDVADEVKAAEFEPDVVVALARGGWFAGRCLCDFLGLDDLASLKIEHYVGTAQQSDEPEVRYPLADGAVEGKDVLVVDDIADTGQSLQTAAGCVADRNPASVRTATLQLLDTSDHEPDFVGERLDEWTWVVYPWNFIEDMTELVSGVMEKSDQERHSIADIRSLLRSYHDLNPTSLEIAQPDRLGEVMAEMVRRDQAAATDGGWRLLD; encoded by the coding sequence ATGGGCGAGTTACCGGCGGAGTTTCCCTGCACCGTCACGAACTGGGAGTACATCTACGACCTCTGTCGCGACGTGGCCGACGAGGTGAAAGCGGCCGAGTTCGAACCCGACGTGGTCGTCGCGCTGGCCCGGGGCGGCTGGTTCGCCGGCCGCTGTCTCTGTGACTTCCTGGGCCTCGACGACCTCGCGAGCCTGAAGATAGAACACTACGTCGGCACCGCACAGCAGAGCGACGAGCCCGAGGTCCGCTACCCCCTGGCCGACGGCGCGGTCGAGGGCAAGGACGTGCTCGTCGTCGACGACATCGCCGACACGGGCCAGTCGCTCCAGACCGCCGCCGGCTGCGTCGCCGACCGGAACCCGGCGAGCGTGCGGACGGCGACGCTGCAGTTGCTCGACACCAGCGACCACGAGCCGGACTTCGTCGGCGAGCGGCTGGACGAGTGGACGTGGGTCGTCTACCCGTGGAACTTCATCGAGGACATGACGGAACTCGTCTCCGGCGTCATGGAAAAGAGCGACCAGGAGCGCCACTCGATCGCCGACATCCGGTCGCTCCTGCGGTCGTACCACGACCTGAACCCCACGTCGCTGGAGATAGCACAGCCCGACCGGCTCGGGGAGGTCATGGCCGAGATGGTCCGTCGGGACCAGGCGGCGGCGACCGACGGCGGGTGGCGACTCCTCGACTGA